A window of Candidatus Manganitrophaceae bacterium contains these coding sequences:
- a CDS encoding lipopolysaccharide biosynthesis protein: MPDSDQNIPEASGPTSYIDEDEINLLDYWRVLIKRKGLLALIIGTAATASVIISLLLPKIYASTTTLLPPQDNGSGSALLASRLPGGMGGMASGFLGIKSPADLWVGILKSWTIRDAIVMQLNLKEVYEAETDQAAGEQLGNALNVKKTKEGIVSITVQDKDPTRSAELANAFVAELDKFNKNIVMTSGGRMRTFVEKRLDEAKETLVVSEEALKTFQEENGAVKLDAQSTAIIGAIGNIKGLLMAKEIELQTLLSFATPQNPQVEILRTEVKELRKGLRELEEGKKDGKRSSGSIFIPTARFPDLGLQYARLVRDAKIQQALFELLTQQYEMARIQEAKDTPTVQVLDVAKVPEKKTKPKRTLIVLLSTFTAAFFGIFLVFFLEYIEKASLTENT; the protein is encoded by the coding sequence ATGCCCGATAGTGATCAGAATATTCCGGAGGCCTCAGGTCCGACATCTTACATTGACGAAGATGAAATAAACCTGCTTGACTACTGGCGAGTCTTGATAAAGCGGAAGGGGCTGCTTGCCCTCATCATCGGGACTGCCGCGACTGCCTCCGTCATCATCAGCCTGCTTCTTCCCAAGATCTATGCCTCAACGACCACCCTCCTCCCCCCCCAGGACAATGGGTCCGGATCGGCCCTCTTGGCCTCACGGCTTCCAGGCGGAATGGGTGGGATGGCTTCCGGTTTTCTTGGAATCAAGTCTCCCGCCGATCTCTGGGTCGGGATATTGAAGAGCTGGACAATTCGGGATGCCATCGTGATGCAACTAAATCTCAAAGAAGTCTACGAGGCCGAAACAGACCAGGCGGCCGGAGAGCAGCTTGGAAATGCCCTGAACGTAAAAAAAACGAAGGAAGGGATTGTCTCGATTACGGTGCAAGACAAAGACCCCACCCGTTCGGCGGAATTGGCCAACGCCTTTGTGGCCGAGCTTGATAAGTTCAATAAGAACATCGTGATGACCTCGGGGGGACGGATGCGGACCTTTGTCGAAAAACGGCTTGATGAGGCAAAGGAAACGCTGGTAGTGAGTGAAGAGGCCCTCAAGACCTTTCAGGAGGAAAATGGGGCGGTCAAACTCGATGCACAGTCCACGGCCATCATCGGGGCGATCGGGAACATCAAAGGGCTCCTAATGGCAAAGGAGATCGAATTGCAGACCCTCCTCTCCTTTGCCACCCCGCAAAATCCTCAGGTCGAAATATTAAGGACAGAAGTCAAGGAGTTGAGGAAAGGTTTAAGAGAGCTGGAGGAAGGGAAGAAAGATGGGAAGAGATCTTCAGGGAGCATCTTTATCCCGACCGCCCGCTTCCCCGACCTCGGTCTGCAGTACGCCAGGCTGGTCCGGGATGCCAAGATCCAGCAGGCCCTCTTTGAACTCCTGACCCAGCAGTATGAGATGGCCCGGATTCAGGAGGCCAAAGATACACCCACAGTCCAGGTCCTGGATGTGGCCAAAGTCCCCGAGAAAAAGACCAAGCCAAAGCGGACGCTTATTGTTCTGCTTTCCACCTTCACCGCCGCCTTCTTTGGGATCTTTCTGGTCTTCTTCCTGGAATATATCGAAAAGGCCTCTCTGACCGAGAATACGTGA
- a CDS encoding N-acetyltransferase, translating into MVKHEDLTPGSQKDSPAYFAHESAFIDDGVQIGKGTKIWHVSHVLKGSCIGENCKIGQNVVIGPKAVVGNNVKIQNNVSVYEGVTLEDHVFCGPSVVFTNVFNPRSEIPRMNVLKSTLVKRGATIGANCTILCGITLGAYAFIGAGAVVTKDVPDYALVVGNPARFSAWFCRCGVKLKMMGKTSKCSECGLSYRKEGNRLEPL; encoded by the coding sequence ATGGTCAAGCATGAGGATTTGACCCCAGGCTCACAAAAAGATTCTCCCGCTTATTTTGCCCACGAATCTGCATTTATTGATGATGGGGTTCAAATCGGAAAAGGGACAAAGATCTGGCATGTTTCCCATGTCCTGAAAGGCTCCTGCATTGGGGAAAACTGCAAGATCGGACAAAACGTCGTCATTGGTCCCAAGGCCGTTGTCGGAAATAACGTCAAGATCCAGAACAACGTCTCCGTCTATGAAGGGGTCACTTTGGAAGACCATGTTTTCTGTGGTCCGTCCGTTGTTTTCACAAATGTTTTCAACCCCCGCAGCGAGATCCCCCGAATGAATGTTTTGAAATCGACGCTTGTTAAGCGGGGCGCAACAATCGGGGCCAACTGTACCATTCTCTGTGGAATTACCCTTGGTGCCTATGCCTTCATCGGCGCGGGAGCCGTTGTCACAAAAGACGTGCCCGACTATGCGCTGGTGGTCGGGAATCCGGCCCGTTTCTCCGCTTGGTTCTGCCGTTGCGGAGTGAAGCTGAAAATGATGGGAAAAACCTCCAAATGTAGTGAATGTGGTCTTTCCTACCGGAAGGAAGGCAATCGTCTAGAACCTTTATGA
- a CDS encoding mannose-1-phosphate guanylyltransferase/mannose-6-phosphate isomerase, which yields MFGVILAGGSGTRFWPLSREEFPKQLLKIFGHQTLIQATFSRVSDLIPPERLYIITNAQQAEQIRLQLSSLTTKPLFILEPAARNTAAAVGLAAMMLRKKHQDGTMVVFSADHYIRDNAAFLHSLHLAEKIAEEGHLVTLGAKPTRPETAYGYIQEGESLNGYPPAAAVRRFIEKPDRKTAERYCASGDTLWNTGIFAWKISTILEEIKRFLPELAEGLEQIEPDIGTEKEAETLQRVYTHLPSISIDFGVLEKSDRMAVIPTDMGWDDVGSWNALDQVLPKNADGNIITGNVVNVGSEQCVIYGGKRLVAVVGLKDVVVADTEDATLVCAKEKAQDVRKVVQILKDRDNGDEHRVHRTVIRAWGTYTVLEEGKGFKIKRLVVNPGAKLSLQMHRKRSEHWVVVSGTARVTCGESVFTIQTNQSSFVPMGVKHRLENPTDEPLQLIEVQCGTYLGEDDITRYEDVYGRIK from the coding sequence ATGTTCGGTGTGATTTTAGCGGGAGGAAGCGGAACGCGGTTTTGGCCCTTGAGCCGTGAGGAATTCCCGAAACAGCTCCTCAAAATATTTGGCCATCAAACCCTCATCCAGGCCACCTTCTCCCGCGTGTCAGATCTGATTCCTCCTGAACGTCTTTACATCATCACCAACGCCCAACAAGCCGAACAAATCCGCCTGCAATTGTCCTCGCTAACCACCAAACCTCTCTTCATCCTGGAGCCGGCCGCCAGGAACACGGCGGCAGCAGTGGGTCTCGCAGCGATGATGCTCCGGAAGAAACACCAGGACGGGACGATGGTTGTCTTCTCCGCCGATCATTATATCCGGGACAATGCCGCCTTTCTTCACTCCCTTCACCTGGCGGAGAAGATCGCAGAGGAGGGTCACCTGGTTACCCTGGGCGCAAAACCGACACGGCCCGAAACGGCCTATGGTTATATTCAGGAAGGAGAGTCCCTGAATGGCTATCCTCCCGCTGCGGCCGTACGGAGGTTTATTGAGAAACCGGATCGGAAAACGGCCGAGCGGTATTGCGCGAGTGGAGATACCCTCTGGAATACCGGCATTTTTGCCTGGAAGATCTCAACGATTCTGGAAGAAATCAAGCGTTTCCTGCCGGAATTGGCAGAAGGACTCGAGCAAATCGAGCCGGATATCGGAACGGAGAAGGAGGCGGAAACCCTTCAACGCGTTTATACGCACTTGCCCTCCATTTCAATTGATTTTGGCGTCCTTGAAAAATCAGACCGGATGGCGGTGATTCCAACCGACATGGGATGGGACGATGTCGGCTCGTGGAATGCCCTTGACCAGGTCCTTCCAAAAAATGCCGATGGGAATATCATCACCGGCAATGTCGTCAATGTCGGGAGTGAACAATGTGTCATCTATGGAGGCAAGCGCCTGGTTGCCGTGGTCGGCTTGAAAGATGTCGTCGTCGCCGATACCGAGGATGCAACTCTGGTTTGCGCCAAGGAGAAGGCTCAGGACGTTCGGAAAGTTGTTCAAATTTTAAAAGATCGGGACAACGGTGATGAACACCGCGTCCACCGGACCGTGATCCGCGCCTGGGGGACTTATACCGTATTGGAAGAGGGGAAGGGATTCAAAATCAAACGGCTCGTTGTCAACCCAGGGGCGAAGCTCTCCCTTCAGATGCATCGAAAACGAAGTGAACATTGGGTGGTGGTGTCCGGGACGGCCCGGGTGACCTGTGGCGAAAGCGTCTTTACAATTCAGACGAATCAGAGTTCTTTTGTCCCGATGGGGGTCAAGCATCGGCTGGAGAACCCCACCGACGAACCGCTACAACTGATTGAGGTACAGTGCGGAACCTACCTTGGGGAGGACGACATTACCCGTTACGAAGATGTTTACGGAAGAATCAAGTAG
- the rfbB gene encoding dTDP-glucose 4,6-dehydratase, whose amino-acid sequence MKILVTGGAGFIGSALIRYLIQETEHSLLNVDKLTYAGNLESLIDVEEDSRYRFEKVDICDAVAIKGLFENYRPDTVMHLAAESHVDRSIDGPAVFIQTNILGTYTLLEAARGYWDDLEGPARAQFRFHHVSTDEVFGSLGETGAFTEETAYHPNSPYSASKSSSDHLVRAWHHTYGLPVLITNCSNNYGPYQFPEKLIPLVILNALEEKPLPIYGKGENVRDWLYVEDHVRALVLVLTEGRPGETYNIGGHNEKTNLEVVETICQLLDELVPNAKLRDHASLIQFVKDRPGHDRRYAIDASKIARELNWKPRESFASGLRKTVQWYLDHRPWCRRVQDGSYRRERLGTL is encoded by the coding sequence ATGAAGATTCTTGTTACCGGGGGTGCCGGATTTATCGGTTCCGCCCTGATTCGATATCTCATACAGGAGACAGAGCACAGCCTGCTCAATGTGGATAAACTGACCTATGCCGGCAACCTGGAGTCTCTGATTGATGTAGAAGAGGACTCACGTTATCGTTTTGAAAAGGTTGATATCTGCGACGCAGTGGCAATCAAAGGTCTTTTTGAGAACTACCGTCCGGATACCGTGATGCACCTTGCGGCAGAGTCCCATGTCGACCGCTCGATTGATGGACCGGCAGTATTCATCCAGACCAATATTCTGGGGACCTATACCCTCCTGGAAGCGGCGCGCGGTTACTGGGATGACCTGGAAGGACCAGCGCGGGCGCAATTTCGTTTTCACCATGTTTCGACCGACGAGGTCTTTGGCTCCCTCGGTGAGACCGGCGCGTTTACCGAAGAGACCGCTTATCATCCAAACTCCCCCTACTCTGCAAGTAAATCCTCTTCAGATCATTTGGTCCGCGCCTGGCATCATACCTACGGGCTCCCGGTTCTCATCACCAACTGTTCAAACAATTACGGTCCCTACCAGTTTCCGGAGAAACTGATTCCCTTGGTGATCCTCAACGCACTGGAGGAAAAACCGCTTCCGATCTACGGAAAGGGAGAAAATGTCCGGGATTGGCTTTATGTCGAAGACCACGTCCGTGCCCTGGTTCTCGTTTTGACGGAGGGCCGGCCGGGAGAAACCTACAACATCGGCGGTCATAATGAGAAGACCAACCTGGAAGTGGTCGAAACGATCTGCCAACTTCTTGACGAACTTGTGCCCAATGCCAAGCTGAGGGATCATGCCTCTCTGATTCAGTTCGTGAAAGACCGGCCGGGACATGACCGGCGCTACGCCATTGATGCCTCAAAGATTGCTCGGGAGCTGAACTGGAAACCAAGGGAGAGCTTTGCCTCCGGACTGAGAAAAACAGTACAATGGTATTTGGATCACCGACCCTGGTGCCGCCGGGTGCAGGATGGGAGCTATAGAAGGGAACGCCTGGGCACTCTGTAA